One Zeugodacus cucurbitae isolate PBARC_wt_2022May chromosome 3, idZeuCucr1.2, whole genome shotgun sequence genomic region harbors:
- the LOC105212864 gene encoding protein croquemort produces the protein MCCSCCSVTQQKIWVFLLAAVFLGLGLLFVIWWPNFITDKVYEMLPLSPSSATYDKWVQAPIPVYLHMYLFNWTNPDQVRTKGVKPNFQQVGPFVYREDKLKDDVTWYANKTVSFYGQRTWYFEPEMSGASLDDLITCPHIPSLAAASVMRDEPKLIKFGFNIALNNNGGTLYQTHTAGEWLFDGFYDEFLAYAIKLNSSLVSSVDSDHFAWFLNRNGSKEFEGLFTIHTGQGDLSQMGEIKFWKGSNHTGFYEGECGRVNGSTADLWVPNIGPEEYITVYITDTCRIINLVPTGETEIEGIKATVYETKPDTFDSGQRNPDMKCYCPRDKQPDNCPASGVTDLSPCTEGVPMYMSHPHFMYADESYANTITGLSPDYDKHKFFIVMERKLGIPLQVNANVMVSLHMRNDSDITILRDIPEFYAPLFVTSSKAVVNKALAKEIKLALNMPSIGLYSGIAFIVIGVIMATIGIVLTVTHRWCGES, from the exons atgtgttgcagttgttgtagcGTAACTCAGCAGAAAATATGGGTTTTTCTACTAGCCGCGGTGTTCCTGGGGCTAGGATTGCTCTTCGTAATTTGGTGGCCAAACTTTATAACTGATAAAGTCTACGAG ATGCTGCCACTCAGTCCCAGCTCGGCCACATATGACAAATGGGTGCAGGCACCCATACCGGTCTACTTGCACATGTACCTTTTCAATTGGACAAACCCGGACCAAGTACGCACAAAGGGTGTCAAGCCGAATTTCCAGCAAGTCGGACCATTTGTTTATAGAGAGGATAAACTCAAAGATGATGTGACTTGGTACGCAAACAAGACTGTATCTTTCTACGGACAGCGAACGTGGTACTTTGAACCCGAGATGTCGGGGGCGTCGCTGGATGATTTAATCACGTGTCCACATATACCATCTTTG GCCGCTGCGAGCGTGATGCGAGATGAACCGAAATTAATCAAATTTGGTTTCAATATTGCGCTCAATAACAATGGCGGTACACTCTATCAGACACACACGGCCGGTGAGTGGCTTTTCGACGGTTTTTACGATGAATTCCTTGCCTATGCTATAAAGCTAAATAGCTCCTTGGTAAGCTCTGTCGATTCGGATCATTTTGCTTGGTTTCTTAACCGCAACGGCTCTAAAGAGTTCGAGGGCCTATTCACCATACACACCGGTCAGGGTGATTTGAGTCAAATGGgcgaaattaaattttggaaGGGTTCAAATCACACTGGCTTCTATGAGGGCGAGTGTGGGCGTGTGAATGGCAGTACCGCCGATCTGTGGGTACCGAATATTGGACCCGAAGAGTACATCACTGTCTACATTACCGATACTTGCCGTATTATCAATCTGGTGCCAACTGGTGAGACTGAAATCGAAGGTATCAAAGCAACGGTATATGAGACAAAGCCGGACACATTTGATAGTGGTCAACGTAATCCCGATATGAAATGTTATTGTCCACGGGACAAGCAACCGGACAATTGTCCGGCGTCTGGTGTAACCGATCTCAGTCCGTGCACTGAAGGTGTGCCTATGTACATGTCGCACCCGCATTTCATGTATGCCGATGAGAGCTACGCTAATACGATTACCGGTCTCAGTCCCGATTATGATAAGCACAAATTCTTCATTGTTATGGAACGGAAACTGGGTATACCGTTGCAGGTGAATGCCAATGTCATGGTCAGTCTACACATGCGGAATGACAGTGATATAAC CATATTGCGTGACATACCGGAGTTTTATGCGCCACTTTTTGTGACCTCCAGTAAGGCTGTAGTCAATAAGGCGCTTGCTAAGGAAATCAAG CTCGCTTTGAATATGCCAAGTATTGGTTTATATTCAGGAATCGCTTTTATAGTTATAGGCGTTATCATGGCAACTATTGGAATAGTCTTAACCGTCACTCACCGCTGGTGCGGagaatcttaa